A section of the Methanosarcina mazei S-6 genome encodes:
- a CDS encoding glycosyltransferase family 4 protein gives MKVAFVYDAVYPWVKGGAEVRIHELGRRLSLQGHDVHLFGIKWWEGEDVLQYEGMTLHGVCKARDLYVNGKRSISEALIFSLKLFPVLVREKFDLIDVSVFPYFSCFTVKAVSVLKSTPAVFTWHEVWGDYWYEYLGKRKGFFGLAIEAAVAKISKNDIAVSEWTKNRLESVLGTKREIAVLPNGVDQKLISGIKPAGQDCSEKQKGKIYDIIFAGRLIKEKNVDVLIKTVSLLKKDNPEVCCCIAGDGPERKALEKFTLEIGMQKNVEFAGFQEYRALIGKIKASKVLVLPSSREGFGMVVIEAFACGVPVVTVKEKYNAAQGLIADGIDGFVVGLDEREIAKAIDKIIKEHQEGIKYSEAILNKAKKYDWDEIVKNVLIAYRGFIKKD, from the coding sequence ATGAAAGTTGCCTTTGTATACGATGCTGTCTATCCCTGGGTCAAGGGCGGTGCTGAGGTGCGCATCCATGAGCTGGGGAGGAGGCTTTCCTTACAGGGACATGATGTGCACCTTTTCGGGATTAAATGGTGGGAGGGTGAAGATGTTTTACAGTATGAAGGCATGACCCTTCACGGAGTCTGTAAAGCCCGTGACCTGTATGTAAACGGTAAGCGTTCGATTTCCGAAGCACTCATTTTCTCTTTAAAGCTGTTTCCGGTTCTTGTAAGAGAAAAGTTCGACCTTATTGACGTGAGTGTATTTCCCTATTTTTCCTGTTTCACCGTAAAAGCTGTTTCAGTCCTGAAGAGCACCCCTGCAGTATTTACATGGCACGAGGTATGGGGGGACTACTGGTACGAATACCTTGGAAAAAGAAAAGGCTTTTTCGGGCTTGCGATAGAGGCTGCGGTTGCCAAGATTTCAAAGAATGATATTGCGGTCTCGGAGTGGACAAAGAACAGACTTGAGTCGGTTCTGGGAACGAAGAGAGAGATAGCAGTCCTGCCCAACGGGGTCGACCAGAAGCTGATCTCCGGGATCAAGCCTGCAGGGCAGGATTGTTCAGAAAAACAAAAGGGCAAAATTTATGACATTATCTTTGCAGGCAGGCTCATAAAAGAAAAAAATGTTGATGTTTTGATAAAAACTGTTTCCCTGTTAAAAAAAGATAACCCTGAAGTTTGCTGCTGTATTGCCGGAGATGGGCCTGAAAGAAAAGCTCTTGAGAAATTTACTCTTGAGATTGGGATGCAGAAAAATGTAGAATTTGCAGGGTTTCAGGAGTACAGGGCATTAATAGGAAAAATCAAAGCCTCAAAGGTTCTTGTTCTTCCTTCAAGCAGGGAAGGCTTTGGAATGGTTGTAATCGAGGCTTTTGCCTGTGGTGTGCCCGTAGTAACAGTAAAAGAAAAGTATAACGCAGCACAGGGGCTTATTGCAGACGGGATTGATGGGTTCGTCGTGGGGCTTGACGAGAGAGAAATTGCAAAGGCTATAGACAAAATAATAAAAGAGCATCAGGAAGGCATAAAGTATTCAGAAGCTATATTAAACAAAGCTAAAAAATATGATTGGGACGAAATCGTTAAGAATGTCCTTATCGCCTACAGAGGCTTTATAAAAAAGGATTAA
- a CDS encoding glycosyltransferase family 2 protein produces MSNKTQLSIIIPVHNEEENILELYKSLYNILSLVGKTYEIIYVDDGSTDDSFEKIKSIEDARVKVVRFQRNYGKAAALSCGFKKSKGDIVITMDGDLQDDPKEIPRFIEELDKYDMVSGWKSKRYDPISKTLPSRFFNWLTRFITGVKINDFNCGYKAYHNYVVKNINLYGEFHRYIPALAYWRGYSVGEIEVEHHPRIHGESKYGVERLLKGFLDLITVTFLMMYKKRPLHMFGGIGFLLSFSGVFISVYLMFLWIIGERIGDRPLLMLGILLTVIGAQFVSLGLIGELITNSRNNDDYIIKYDSYEMENGN; encoded by the coding sequence ATGTCTAATAAAACCCAGTTATCAATTATAATCCCGGTACATAATGAAGAGGAAAATATCTTAGAGCTATACAAAAGTTTATACAATATTCTTTCACTGGTTGGAAAAACATATGAAATAATCTATGTTGATGACGGATCTACGGATGATAGCTTTGAGAAAATAAAAAGCATTGAGGATGCAAGGGTTAAAGTTGTAAGGTTTCAGAGAAACTATGGAAAAGCTGCGGCTCTCTCCTGCGGATTTAAAAAATCAAAAGGGGATATTGTTATTACAATGGACGGGGATTTGCAGGACGACCCCAAAGAGATACCCAGATTTATAGAAGAACTTGATAAATATGACATGGTTTCAGGCTGGAAAAGTAAAAGATATGACCCAATTTCAAAAACCCTGCCTTCAAGATTCTTTAACTGGTTAACCCGATTCATAACCGGGGTTAAAATCAACGATTTCAACTGCGGGTACAAAGCATATCACAACTATGTTGTAAAAAATATAAACTTATACGGTGAATTTCACCGCTACATCCCGGCTCTTGCTTACTGGAGAGGTTATTCAGTTGGAGAAATTGAAGTGGAACATCACCCGAGAATACACGGGGAATCTAAATACGGAGTCGAAAGGTTATTGAAAGGTTTCCTTGACCTTATAACAGTTACATTTCTCATGATGTACAAAAAGAGGCCTCTGCATATGTTTGGAGGCATAGGATTCCTTCTGAGTTTTTCAGGAGTATTCATATCAGTATATTTAATGTTTTTATGGATAATAGGGGAAAGAATCGGAGACAGGCCTCTTCTTATGCTCGGGATACTGCTTACGGTAATAGGAGCCCAGTTTGTTTCTCTAGGTCTTATAGGAGAACTGATTACAAACTCGAGAAACAATGATGATTATATTATAAAGTACGATAGCTATGAAATGGAAAACGGCAATTAA